The Mus caroli chromosome 1, CAROLI_EIJ_v1.1, whole genome shotgun sequence genome has a window encoding:
- the Rnf2 gene encoding E3 ubiquitin-protein ligase RING2 — protein MSQAVQTNGTQPLSKTWELSLYELQRTPQEAITDGLEIVVSPRSLHSELMCPICLDMLKNTMTTKECLHRFCADCIITALRSGNKECPTCRKKLVSKRSLRPDPNFDALISKIYPSRDEYEAHQERVLARINKHNNQQALSHSIEEGLKIQAMNRLQRGKKQQIENGSGAEDNGDSSHCSNASTHSNQEAGPSNKRTKTSDDSGLELDNNNAAVAIDPVMDGASEIELVFRPHPTLMEKDDSAQTRYIKTSGNATVDHLSKYLAVRLALEELRSKGESNQMNLDTASEKQYTIYIATASGQFTVLNGSFSLELVSEKYWKVNKPMELYYAPTKEHK, from the exons ATGTCTCAGGCTGTGCAGACAAATGGAACTCAACCATTAAGCAAAACATGGGAACTCAGTTTGTATGAGTTACAACGAACACCTCAG GAGGCAATAACAGATGGCCTGGAAATTGTGGTTTCACCTAgaagtctacacagtgaattaaTGTGCCCAATTTGTTTGGATATGTTAAAGAACACCATGACGACAAAGGAGTGTTTACATCGGTTTTGTGCGGATTGTATTATCACAGCCCTTAGAAGTGG caACAAAGAATGCCCTACTTGTCGGAAAAAACTGGTTTCTAAAAGATCACTAAGGCCAGACCCAAACTTTGATGCACTCATCAGCAAGATTTATCCCAGTCGTGATGAGTATGAAGCGCATCAAGAGAGGGTCTTAGCGAGGATCAACAAGCACAACAATCAGCAAGCTCTCAGCCACAGCATCGAGGAGGGGCTGAAGATACAGGCCATGAACAG ATTACAGCGAGGCAAAAAGCAGCAGATAGAAAATGGCAGTGGAGCAGAAGATAATGGTGACAGCTCCCACTGTAGTAACGCATCCACACACAGCAACCAGGAAGCGGGCCCTAGTAACAAACGGACCAAAACCTCTGATGACTCTGGGCTTGAACTTGATAACAACAATGCAGCAGTGGCGATTGATCCAGTCATGGACGGTGCCAGTGAGATTGAGTTAGTCTTCAGGCCCCATCCAACTCTTATGGAAAAGGATGACAGTGCACAGACAAG ATACATAAAGACTTCAGGCAATGCCACTGTTGATCACTTATCCAAGTATCTGGCTGTGAGGTTAGCTTTAGAAGAACTTCGAAGCAAAGGAGAATCCAACCAGATGAACCTGGATACAGCCAGTGAGAAACAGTACACCATTTACATAGCCACAGCCAGTGGCCAGTTCACT gttttaaaTGGCTCCTTTTCTTTGGAATTGGTCAGTGAGAAATACTGGAAAGTGAACAAACCCATGGAACTTTATTATGCACCCACCAAGGAGCACAAATGA